The Hymenobacter sp. GOD-10R genome includes a window with the following:
- a CDS encoding alpha/beta hydrolase, translated as MKTIALTIAFLFTFIQSQLLFAQTRKPASLGREEYIEVEKNVKLHVIDLGEGQPIVLIHGWPLNNEMYEYQYQYLVEKGFRVIGISLRGFGKSDKPYGKYDFDTFSDDIKVVLEKLKIEQATLGGFSMGSAVTLHFVTKYKGAHIKKLALFGATGPSWKQREGYPYGITDQGAADLIKQTKTNREQLVAGFGKAFEGQEGGLSPESIKWLESINLNASPYATTQAITALRDLDLRPELSKIKMPVAIFHGVNDKLCDFAQAQQLNKAIKGSYIIKFEKGGHGFFLEEMDKFNAELEKFARS; from the coding sequence ATGAAAACAATTGCCCTGACCATCGCCTTCCTGTTCACTTTTATCCAAAGCCAACTTCTATTCGCCCAAACCCGCAAGCCGGCATCCTTGGGTAGAGAGGAATACATTGAGGTAGAAAAAAATGTAAAACTCCACGTTATCGACCTAGGAGAAGGCCAGCCTATCGTACTTATCCACGGCTGGCCGCTCAACAATGAGATGTACGAATATCAATACCAGTATCTGGTTGAAAAAGGCTTCCGGGTCATTGGCATCTCCCTGCGTGGTTTCGGCAAATCAGACAAGCCCTACGGGAAATACGATTTCGATACGTTCTCCGACGACATTAAGGTGGTGCTGGAAAAGCTTAAGATTGAGCAGGCCACGCTTGGTGGATTTTCCATGGGCAGCGCGGTAACCCTCCACTTCGTGACCAAATATAAAGGGGCACATATCAAGAAATTAGCTTTGTTCGGCGCAACCGGCCCCTCCTGGAAGCAGCGCGAAGGCTATCCTTACGGCATCACCGACCAAGGCGCCGCTGATCTGATCAAGCAGACGAAAACGAACCGGGAACAGCTGGTGGCCGGTTTTGGAAAAGCCTTTGAAGGTCAGGAAGGCGGCCTTTCTCCTGAATCTATCAAATGGCTGGAAAGCATCAACCTGAATGCTTCCCCTTATGCCACGACTCAGGCTATTACGGCCTTGCGTGACCTAGACCTGCGTCCTGAGTTATCCAAAATCAAAATGCCTGTCGCGATATTCCACGGGGTAAACGACAAATTATGCGACTTCGCCCAGGCCCAACAGCTCAACAAAGCCATCAAAGGATCTTACATCATCAAATTTGAAAAAGGCGGGCACGGGTTCTTCCTGGAAGAGATGGATAAATTCAACGCGGAGCTTGAAAAATTCGCCAGAAGTTAA
- a CDS encoding cupin domain-containing protein, protein MNNPLQIPPTEGVRKVGKGEGEHFDIADSRFTWKAKAADTGYAFAIYELPLDPGKGVPLHAHPYAEVFYILDGRVDFMRLTDGQQEWVSCERGETLIVPPNAFHGFANRTEQPARLLSTANLLHQAFFDEASRPAVATDPLPASPPDMGELQRALGLAPKYNMFFAPPPSPEETAPKEK, encoded by the coding sequence ATGAATAATCCCTTGCAAATTCCGCCCACCGAAGGTGTTCGCAAAGTAGGCAAAGGCGAGGGCGAGCATTTCGACATCGCCGATTCACGTTTCACCTGGAAGGCCAAAGCCGCCGATACAGGCTATGCTTTCGCCATCTATGAGCTGCCTCTCGACCCAGGCAAGGGCGTACCATTGCACGCCCATCCCTATGCCGAAGTCTTCTACATTCTCGACGGGCGGGTCGACTTCATGCGCCTCACGGATGGGCAGCAGGAATGGGTGAGTTGCGAGCGAGGCGAAACCCTGATCGTGCCACCCAATGCCTTTCACGGGTTTGCTAACCGGACGGAGCAGCCGGCCCGGCTGCTAAGCACGGCCAACCTGCTGCACCAGGCCTTCTTCGACGAGGCCTCGCGCCCGGCCGTGGCCACCGACCCGCTGCCCGCTAGCCCGCCCGATATGGGTGAGTTGCAGCGCGCCCTAGGTCTGGCGCCCAAGTACAACATGTTCTTCGCCCCGCCACCTAGCCCGGAAGAGACGGCCCCAAAAGAAAAGTAG
- a CDS encoding helix-turn-helix domain-containing protein produces MPLPDSIETLQDFHHHVLTTRPSSTAAIVAAPGAGQCFVYSSCQSVPPLSPHQRRDFYKIYLLKAGTGRLHYASRSLEVAPPALIFSNPLVPYSVERDAGTHEAIYCSFNAEFWQSNGRPGQPSLAESPLFRPGGSPVLLLNELQLAVLEPLFQQLVAQAATDYVHRYEVIHNYVELILHEALKIDPPTAHFSSHNAAGRVASLFLELLTRQFPLLTPTHQLRLRTPHDYAAALAIHVNYLNRAVQAATGKTTTAHLAERLVQEATVLLQSSYWSVAEISDSLGFAYPTYFNRFFKKHTGLTPLQMRQAELLPA; encoded by the coding sequence ATGCCCCTACCTGATTCAATCGAAACGCTACAGGATTTTCACCATCATGTTCTGACAACCCGCCCCAGCTCGACCGCCGCTATTGTGGCCGCTCCCGGTGCAGGGCAGTGTTTTGTCTATAGCAGTTGCCAGTCAGTGCCGCCGCTGAGCCCGCACCAGCGGCGCGACTTCTACAAGATCTACTTACTCAAGGCCGGAACGGGACGGTTGCACTACGCCAGCCGCAGCCTGGAAGTCGCGCCGCCCGCCCTGATCTTCTCTAACCCCTTGGTGCCCTACTCCGTCGAGCGGGATGCCGGGACCCATGAGGCCATCTATTGTTCCTTTAACGCCGAGTTCTGGCAGAGCAACGGGCGGCCCGGCCAGCCCTCGTTGGCCGAGTCACCGTTGTTTCGGCCCGGGGGCAGTCCGGTCCTGCTGCTCAATGAACTACAGTTGGCCGTTTTGGAGCCGCTGTTTCAGCAGTTGGTGGCCCAGGCCGCAACCGACTATGTGCATCGCTACGAAGTGATTCACAACTATGTAGAGCTGATCTTACACGAAGCCTTGAAAATAGATCCGCCCACGGCCCACTTTAGTAGTCACAACGCGGCCGGGCGCGTGGCTTCCCTATTTCTGGAGCTTTTGACGCGACAATTTCCCCTACTAACGCCCACGCACCAGCTCCGCCTGCGCACTCCCCATGACTATGCCGCTGCGCTAGCGATTCACGTCAACTACCTCAATCGGGCTGTGCAAGCAGCCACTGGCAAAACCACCACCGCCCACTTGGCCGAACGCCTCGTGCAGGAAGCCACCGTGTTGCTCCAATCTAGCTATTGGTCCGTTGCCGAAATATCCGACAGCCTAGGCTTTGCCTACCCCACCTATTTCAACCGCTTTTTTAAGAAACATACCGGCCTGACGCCTCTGCAGATGCGGCAAGCCGAGCTGCTACCAGCATGA
- a CDS encoding helix-turn-helix domain-containing protein, producing the protein MSTTVFNNNLKTLGLLQVSEEQTHAINGPDYKEYIKILYLPAGYRLKVDFACYDTQQSTLFFISPNQYLELEAAGQERGYFIFYNRDFYCIQIHDQEVACDGLLFNNIRNMPKVELLDVEDAFLSGVFQEMLQEFNLNDSSLEEMVRTYLKQLLIRATRSWKRQHLTTELADQQSDLEFFRKFTRLVEEHYKSKHAVADYADLLCMAPKTITHKFNRLRLPQPNEVIKNRIILEAKRLLAHTSLTAKEIAYTLGYDDPAYFSRLFMTKTGESPSSFRANFSEVQPL; encoded by the coding sequence ATGAGCACAACCGTTTTCAATAATAATTTAAAGACGTTGGGATTGCTGCAGGTTAGTGAGGAGCAAACGCACGCTATCAACGGCCCAGACTACAAGGAGTACATCAAGATCCTGTATCTGCCGGCTGGCTACAGACTTAAAGTGGATTTTGCCTGTTACGACACGCAGCAATCAACCTTATTTTTTATCAGCCCGAATCAATATCTGGAGCTGGAAGCAGCCGGCCAGGAACGCGGGTACTTCATTTTCTATAACCGCGATTTTTATTGCATTCAAATCCATGACCAGGAAGTTGCTTGTGATGGGTTACTATTCAACAACATCCGTAATATGCCCAAAGTGGAGCTTTTGGATGTTGAAGACGCATTTCTGAGCGGGGTGTTCCAGGAAATGCTTCAGGAATTCAACCTAAATGACAGCTCCTTGGAAGAGATGGTCCGCACTTATCTCAAACAATTACTCATCCGCGCGACGCGCTCATGGAAAAGACAACATTTGACCACTGAACTAGCGGATCAACAAAGCGACCTGGAGTTTTTTCGCAAGTTTACCCGGCTCGTCGAAGAGCACTATAAGTCCAAACACGCTGTCGCCGATTACGCCGATTTACTGTGTATGGCACCGAAGACCATCACCCATAAGTTCAACCGCCTGCGGTTGCCGCAGCCTAATGAGGTGATTAAGAATCGAATTATATTAGAAGCTAAGCGGCTGCTGGCGCATACTTCCCTAACCGCAAAAGAAATTGCCTACACGCTTGGGTACGACGACCCGGCCTATTTTAGCCGACTATTTATGACTAAAACCGGCGAATCACCGTCTAGCTTCAGGGCAAACTTTTCCGAGGTACAGCCCTTGTGA